Proteins encoded within one genomic window of Paenarthrobacter sp. JL.01a:
- a CDS encoding TatD family hydrolase gives MCDSLAPVPYRASQDAEEKPDPRREYPPAPEPLPVPVMDNHTHLDFRQGLLEVSVRDAMDSAEAVGVQGAVQVGCDLESSRFTVQAVEADPRLLGAVAIHPNDAPVYAGRGELESALSEIEDLAAHPRVRAIGETGLDFFRTHGEGLTHQRYSFRRHIDIAKRLGLTLQIHDRDAHDDVVQVLREEGAPERVVFHCFSGDEELARICNDNGWYMSFAGTMTFKNAGNLRSALAIAEPSRILVETDSPFLTPHPYRGRPNASYMVPYTVRSMAEVTENDLAELCSRLAENTLEAYGSWA, from the coding sequence ATGTGCGATTCCCTTGCTCCCGTCCCGTACCGTGCGTCACAGGACGCCGAAGAAAAGCCGGATCCCCGGCGGGAGTACCCGCCCGCCCCGGAGCCCTTGCCGGTGCCGGTGATGGACAACCACACGCACTTGGACTTCAGGCAGGGTCTGCTTGAGGTGTCGGTCCGGGACGCGATGGACTCGGCCGAGGCCGTGGGCGTGCAAGGAGCCGTCCAGGTTGGTTGCGACCTGGAGTCCTCGCGTTTCACCGTCCAGGCCGTCGAGGCGGACCCCCGCCTGCTGGGGGCTGTGGCAATCCACCCCAACGATGCGCCCGTGTACGCGGGCCGTGGTGAGTTGGAGTCGGCGCTCTCGGAGATCGAGGACCTCGCAGCCCACCCCCGGGTCCGCGCGATCGGTGAGACGGGCCTGGATTTTTTCCGCACCCACGGGGAAGGGCTGACCCATCAGCGCTACTCATTCCGGCGACACATCGACATCGCCAAGCGGCTGGGGCTGACCTTGCAGATCCACGACCGCGATGCCCACGACGACGTGGTCCAGGTACTCCGGGAAGAAGGAGCCCCGGAACGTGTGGTGTTCCACTGCTTCTCCGGTGATGAGGAACTGGCCCGGATCTGCAACGACAACGGCTGGTACATGTCGTTCGCGGGTACCATGACGTTCAAGAATGCCGGAAACCTGCGCTCAGCTTTGGCCATCGCCGAACCGAGCCGGATCCTGGTGGAGACCGACTCCCCGTTCCTCACCCCACACCCATATCGAGGACGCCCCAACGCGAGCTACATGGTTCCTTACACCGTCCGCTCCATGGCGGAAGTGACAGAAAATGACTTGGCGGAGCTCTGTTCGCGCTTGGCCGAAAACACGCTGGAAGCCTACGGTTCCTGGGCCTGA
- a CDS encoding AAA family ATPase, producing the protein MESKRQVTVESSPLQDGAYSSLPRDSREGAGLNGHRPQVMDKDRFHDASERILGSINKVIDGKADAAKLALTVLLAQGHLLLEDVPGVGKTLLAKTLARTVDCTVSRIQFTPDLLPSDVTGVSIYNQSSRQFEFRPGAVFANIVIGDEINRASAKTQSALLECMEEHQVTVDGHSYQLGSPFMVVATQNPIEMEGTYPLPEAQRDRFMARISMGYPDKDAEIEMLETHQAASPLVKVTPVVTAGDVAAMIATVQQVHVSTAIKEYTVAIGRATRDSARLRLGASPRSLLQLLRAAKATAALDGRDFVLPDDVVDVAESVLAHRIILDRKAASSGDTPQTVLRGILASLPVAQEPPGAWRRDRHAV; encoded by the coding sequence ATGGAGTCCAAGCGACAAGTCACCGTTGAATCTTCGCCCCTCCAGGACGGGGCGTACAGTTCGCTGCCCCGGGACAGCCGGGAAGGCGCAGGATTGAACGGGCACCGGCCGCAGGTCATGGATAAGGACAGGTTCCACGATGCCAGCGAGCGCATCCTGGGTTCGATCAACAAAGTCATTGACGGAAAAGCCGATGCAGCCAAGCTGGCGCTGACGGTCCTGCTGGCGCAGGGCCATTTGTTGCTGGAGGATGTGCCGGGGGTCGGGAAGACCCTGCTGGCCAAGACGCTGGCCCGGACTGTGGACTGCACGGTGTCCCGCATCCAGTTCACCCCCGACCTTCTGCCTTCGGATGTCACGGGCGTTTCGATCTACAACCAGTCATCCAGGCAGTTTGAATTCCGTCCGGGAGCCGTATTTGCGAACATCGTCATCGGCGATGAAATCAACCGCGCGTCGGCCAAAACCCAGTCTGCCCTGCTGGAATGCATGGAAGAGCACCAGGTGACTGTAGATGGCCATTCCTATCAGCTGGGCTCCCCGTTCATGGTGGTGGCCACTCAGAATCCGATCGAGATGGAGGGCACCTACCCGCTGCCTGAGGCCCAGCGCGACCGCTTCATGGCCAGGATCTCGATGGGCTATCCGGACAAGGACGCTGAAATCGAGATGCTCGAGACCCATCAGGCTGCCTCTCCCCTGGTCAAGGTGACACCGGTGGTCACGGCCGGTGATGTCGCCGCCATGATTGCTACGGTCCAGCAGGTCCACGTGTCCACCGCCATCAAGGAATACACGGTGGCCATCGGGAGGGCCACCCGCGACAGCGCCCGCCTTCGTCTCGGCGCCAGTCCCCGGTCGCTCCTGCAACTGTTGCGTGCTGCAAAGGCCACAGCTGCCTTGGATGGCCGCGATTTTGTCCTTCCGGATGACGTGGTGGATGTTGCGGAGTCCGTGCTCGCCCACCGGATCATCCTGGACCGGAAGGCGGCCAGTTCCGGCGACACTCCCCAAACCGTCCTGCGCGGAATCCTGGCATCCCTTCCGGTTGCCCAGGAACCGCCGGGCGCGTGGCGCAGGGACCGCCACGCCGTTTAG
- a CDS encoding NAD-dependent succinate-semialdehyde dehydrogenase produces MTVTVERESELLASVPTGLLINGQWRPAGSGKTFDVEDPATGKVLLSISDAGAEDGAAALDAAAAAQADWARTAPRERGEILRRAFELVTERAEDFALLMTLEMGKPLAEARGEVTYGAEFLRWFSEEAVRVSGRYSAAPDGKNRLLVQKKPVGPCLLITPWNFPLAMATRKVAPAVAAGCTMVLKPANLTPLTSLLFAQVMQEAGLPAGVLNVIQTSTAGAVTGPLIKDDRLRKISFTGSTPVGQALIREAADKVLRTSMELGGNAPFVVFEDADLDKAVEGALAAKMRNMGEACTAANRFIVHESIADAFAEKFAAKIGSLTTARGTEPESKVGPLIDGKARDGVHALVSEAVEGGAEAVTGGAAVDGPGYFYKPTVLKNVAEDARILKEEIFGPVAPIITFSSEEDAVRLANNTEYGLVAYVFTKDLNRGLRISEKLETGMLGLNAGVISNAAAPFGGVKQSGLGREGGSEGIEEYLYTQYVGIADPYAD; encoded by the coding sequence TCCGACGCCGGTGCGGAGGACGGTGCCGCCGCCCTCGACGCCGCCGCTGCTGCACAGGCCGACTGGGCCCGTACGGCCCCGCGCGAACGCGGTGAAATCCTGCGCCGCGCCTTCGAGCTCGTCACTGAACGTGCCGAGGACTTCGCGCTTCTCATGACCCTGGAGATGGGCAAGCCGCTGGCCGAAGCCCGCGGCGAAGTGACCTACGGTGCTGAGTTCCTTCGCTGGTTCTCCGAAGAAGCTGTGCGCGTGTCCGGCCGCTACTCCGCAGCCCCTGACGGCAAGAACCGCCTGCTCGTTCAGAAGAAGCCGGTTGGCCCTTGCCTGCTGATCACCCCCTGGAACTTCCCGCTGGCCATGGCAACCCGCAAGGTTGCTCCGGCTGTCGCCGCCGGTTGCACCATGGTCCTCAAGCCTGCCAACCTCACCCCGCTGACCAGCCTGCTCTTCGCACAGGTCATGCAGGAAGCCGGTCTTCCCGCCGGTGTCCTGAACGTTATCCAGACCTCGACGGCCGGCGCTGTTACGGGCCCGTTGATCAAGGACGACCGCCTCCGCAAGATCTCCTTCACCGGCTCCACCCCGGTGGGCCAGGCCCTCATCCGTGAAGCTGCGGACAAGGTCCTGCGTACATCCATGGAACTGGGCGGCAACGCACCGTTCGTTGTTTTCGAAGACGCCGACCTGGACAAGGCCGTTGAGGGCGCCCTCGCAGCCAAGATGCGCAACATGGGCGAGGCCTGCACGGCTGCCAACCGCTTCATTGTGCACGAGTCCATTGCAGACGCTTTCGCCGAGAAGTTTGCCGCCAAGATCGGTTCGCTCACCACCGCCCGCGGCACCGAGCCCGAGTCCAAGGTCGGCCCGTTGATCGACGGCAAGGCGCGCGACGGCGTTCACGCCCTGGTCAGCGAGGCCGTCGAAGGTGGCGCCGAGGCAGTCACCGGTGGTGCCGCCGTCGACGGTCCCGGTTACTTCTACAAGCCCACCGTGCTGAAGAACGTTGCCGAGGACGCCCGCATCCTCAAGGAAGAGATCTTTGGACCGGTAGCCCCGATCATCACCTTCTCTTCCGAAGAGGACGCCGTCCGTCTGGCCAACAACACCGAGTACGGCCTGGTGGCCTACGTGTTCACCAAGGACCTGAACCGCGGCCTTCGCATCAGCGAGAAGCTGGAGACCGGCATGCTGGGCCTGAACGCGGGTGTCATCTCCAACGCTGCTGCCCCGTTCGGTGGCGTCAAGCAGTCGGGCCTCGGCCGCGAAGGCGGCTCCGAAGGCATCGAAGAGTACCTCTACACCCAGTACGTAGGTATCGCGGACCCGTACGCCGACTAG
- a CDS encoding DUF3488 and DUF4129 domain-containing transglutaminase family protein yields the protein MTTTSHRGSPPSSPAGGMPGRDRAAAPRPRRAGPGAYPWIMAGSIAMAVLGASLSLNGVFRGWAWFMPLITTVVVVSVTLAALRSLRAQPLLATLGSFVSLAAILSFTFCRQESLAGFIPTPATFTAVGRHIKRAAETVVSESAPVAPNAGIVFVMCACLGLLVILIDALAVPLSMPAASGIGILAIMVVPATIKPQSVGIAGFLGAAVGYLLILGCSHWFAPDARLQSGTGRGPGQFRRSLVTGGLALALTMVVPLAIPGFETGTFPQGSRLSPWGTANGLNPMITLGNSLRSPTGSGRITYATSATTPLYLRSVTIDNFDGETWAPNDRMAERRPGADRIETGYAVQGQVVNAVTSVNAGLFTSPYLPAPFAPASVNGLNGRWTWDPNTLSIMSTETTTRAQRYVVFSAAPKVTAAALSQATSPPRSISEDFLRIPANLPDIVRQTADSVTTPAGNNNYAKALAIQKYLRSGAFTYSLQAPVQNGYDGNGLSVLADFLAVKSGYCVHFSSAMAVMARAEGIPSRIAVGYAPGRLTGESVALVGQGSFPEYEVDARDAHAWPELYFEGLGWVPFEPTPSRGVVPEYAAESSVPGNLSTNTDEKEPLTTPAPVATAPLPVPEAGAPAAGPRNVNPLPVIGAVTAGVVLLLGFLGSPRLSRTVLRRRRLNSKPRDYTGELPPGYKDPGPDLAWAELQDLATDYGISSTPSETPRHFSARLRSSAALGESGGLDDAAHTAVASLTADFERLRYGRLTVAAPPASPRIAVVRESLRNNARWLVRFRADWLPPSMMRRWRRSLGAPFRALRSLGKAVWWVAVRGWRSVRGVLPQRR from the coding sequence ATGACAACAACATCCCACCGCGGCAGCCCGCCGTCCAGTCCTGCCGGCGGAATGCCTGGCCGTGACCGAGCTGCCGCACCCCGGCCGCGCCGCGCCGGCCCCGGTGCCTACCCCTGGATCATGGCCGGTTCCATCGCCATGGCAGTCCTGGGTGCCTCTCTGTCGCTCAATGGCGTCTTCAGGGGCTGGGCCTGGTTCATGCCGTTGATCACCACGGTGGTGGTGGTCTCCGTGACCCTGGCGGCCCTCCGGTCCCTCCGCGCGCAGCCGTTGCTGGCCACTCTCGGGTCCTTTGTATCGTTGGCGGCCATTCTCAGCTTCACGTTCTGCCGCCAGGAGAGCCTGGCCGGTTTCATCCCCACGCCGGCAACTTTCACCGCCGTCGGGCGCCATATCAAGCGGGCCGCGGAGACCGTAGTCTCCGAGAGTGCGCCGGTCGCGCCAAACGCCGGGATCGTTTTCGTCATGTGCGCCTGCCTTGGACTGCTGGTCATCCTCATCGACGCGTTGGCGGTGCCTCTTTCGATGCCAGCCGCCAGCGGCATCGGGATCCTGGCCATCATGGTGGTTCCGGCAACCATCAAACCCCAAAGCGTGGGGATTGCCGGGTTCCTCGGCGCAGCGGTGGGCTATCTGCTGATTCTCGGATGCAGCCACTGGTTCGCCCCTGATGCCCGCCTGCAGTCGGGAACGGGCCGGGGCCCCGGACAATTCAGGCGCTCGTTGGTCACCGGTGGGCTGGCGCTTGCCCTGACGATGGTGGTGCCCCTTGCCATCCCCGGATTCGAAACGGGCACCTTCCCCCAGGGTTCGCGGCTGAGTCCCTGGGGCACCGCCAACGGGCTCAACCCGATGATCACCTTGGGCAACAGCCTTCGAAGCCCGACAGGATCCGGCCGGATCACCTACGCAACAAGCGCCACGACGCCTCTGTATCTGAGGTCCGTCACGATCGACAACTTCGACGGCGAAACCTGGGCACCCAATGACCGTATGGCCGAGCGCCGTCCCGGGGCGGACAGGATTGAGACCGGTTACGCGGTCCAGGGCCAGGTGGTCAACGCCGTGACGTCGGTCAATGCCGGCCTGTTCACCAGTCCCTACCTCCCCGCCCCCTTCGCCCCGGCCTCGGTTAACGGCCTCAACGGACGGTGGACCTGGGATCCGAACACGCTGAGCATCATGAGCACCGAGACCACAACGCGCGCCCAACGCTACGTGGTCTTCTCCGCCGCGCCGAAGGTCACCGCGGCAGCCCTGTCCCAAGCCACGTCGCCGCCGCGGTCCATCTCCGAGGACTTCCTCAGGATCCCCGCCAACCTGCCCGACATCGTGCGGCAAACAGCGGATTCGGTCACGACGCCGGCAGGAAACAACAATTACGCCAAAGCGCTGGCCATACAGAAGTACCTGCGGTCGGGCGCGTTCACCTATTCCTTGCAGGCCCCAGTACAAAATGGCTACGACGGAAACGGCCTCTCTGTCCTGGCCGATTTCCTGGCGGTCAAGAGCGGCTATTGCGTCCACTTCTCCTCAGCCATGGCGGTCATGGCACGGGCAGAAGGCATTCCAAGCCGCATCGCAGTTGGCTACGCGCCCGGACGCTTGACCGGTGAATCTGTTGCTTTGGTGGGGCAGGGCTCGTTCCCCGAGTACGAGGTTGACGCCCGGGACGCACACGCCTGGCCGGAACTCTATTTCGAAGGCCTCGGCTGGGTCCCGTTTGAACCTACCCCGTCCCGTGGCGTTGTCCCTGAATACGCCGCGGAAAGCTCCGTCCCCGGCAACCTCAGCACCAATACCGACGAGAAGGAACCCCTGACCACCCCCGCCCCGGTGGCTACGGCCCCGCTCCCCGTCCCCGAGGCTGGGGCGCCGGCAGCCGGCCCGCGCAACGTCAACCCACTCCCTGTGATCGGTGCCGTCACGGCCGGTGTGGTGCTCCTGCTCGGCTTCCTGGGCTCCCCCAGGCTCAGCAGGACCGTTCTCAGGCGTCGGCGGCTGAACAGCAAACCCCGGGATTACACAGGTGAACTGCCGCCAGGGTACAAGGACCCCGGACCGGACTTGGCGTGGGCCGAGCTGCAGGACCTTGCCACCGACTACGGCATATCCTCGACGCCCAGCGAGACACCACGGCACTTCTCCGCGAGGCTCCGTTCCAGTGCGGCCCTGGGAGAGTCGGGAGGACTCGACGACGCCGCGCACACGGCAGTCGCGTCCCTTACCGCGGACTTCGAACGGCTGCGCTATGGCCGGCTAACGGTGGCGGCCCCGCCTGCGTCGCCCCGCATCGCCGTCGTACGTGAGTCGTTACGGAACAATGCCCGCTGGTTGGTGCGCTTCCGCGCGGACTGGCTGCCGCCGTCGATGATGCGCCGCTGGCGGCGGTCGCTTGGCGCGCCGTTCCGGGCATTGCGCAGCTTGGGCAAAGCCGTGTGGTGGGTGGCCGTCCGCGGATGGCGCTCTGTACGTGGGGTCCTTCCCCAGCGTCGCTGA
- a CDS encoding resuscitation-promoting factor — protein sequence MIKFFTTDGKFSFLKVGAQLLVVTALVVGVVAFVGNNKTVTLNVDGKVSSIQTFGGTVDEVVRAAKVELKDADRVSPALDARVDNGSVVNINLAKAVSIELDGARKTVNTTASDVAGLVSELGVASSSQVSQPKEAALEVTGSFVSISTPKTISVVADGKSTSTTTTAADVASVLKDAGITVGANDRLSQPGNAPVIQDMVIKVSRVDTSKTAEATEEVPFDSVKTESADLFKGEEKVTQAGVAGSLVKTFKLVLVDGREASRTLVSSNVATPPVAEKIAVGTKARPAAAPAAAAAAAPVASGPTGAPNEAMWDRIAQCESGGNWAINTGNGYYGGLQFSGPTWLANGGGAYAPTANLATKAQQIEIANRLYAKNGLSDWGCAHAA from the coding sequence GTGATCAAGTTCTTCACTACGGATGGCAAGTTCAGCTTCCTTAAAGTCGGTGCCCAGTTGCTGGTAGTTACAGCGCTGGTGGTCGGTGTGGTTGCCTTCGTCGGCAACAACAAGACAGTCACCCTCAACGTTGACGGAAAAGTGAGCTCCATCCAGACCTTCGGCGGCACTGTTGACGAAGTAGTCAGGGCAGCCAAGGTCGAGTTGAAGGACGCAGACCGCGTGTCGCCGGCACTGGACGCACGGGTAGACAATGGCTCCGTGGTGAACATCAACCTCGCAAAAGCCGTGTCCATCGAGTTGGACGGTGCCCGCAAGACGGTCAACACCACCGCCTCCGACGTCGCCGGACTGGTCAGTGAACTGGGCGTGGCAAGTTCCTCGCAGGTCTCCCAGCCGAAGGAAGCCGCCCTGGAAGTCACGGGGTCCTTCGTCTCGATCTCGACCCCCAAGACCATCAGCGTGGTAGCTGACGGCAAGAGCACCAGCACCACCACGACGGCGGCCGACGTCGCCAGCGTGTTGAAGGACGCCGGCATCACCGTCGGCGCCAACGACCGCCTGTCCCAGCCGGGTAACGCCCCGGTCATCCAGGACATGGTGATCAAGGTTTCCCGAGTAGACACCAGCAAGACCGCAGAGGCCACTGAAGAAGTGCCCTTCGACAGCGTCAAAACTGAAAGCGCCGATCTTTTCAAGGGCGAAGAAAAGGTAACGCAGGCAGGCGTCGCCGGTTCCCTGGTAAAGACGTTCAAGCTGGTTCTCGTCGATGGCCGCGAAGCGTCCCGCACGCTGGTCTCCAGCAACGTAGCCACCCCGCCCGTCGCCGAAAAGATCGCCGTCGGCACCAAGGCCCGTCCCGCCGCAGCTCCGGCAGCCGCTGCTGCTGCAGCCCCCGTGGCCAGCGGACCCACCGGTGCCCCCAACGAAGCCATGTGGGACAGGATCGCCCAGTGCGAGTCCGGCGGAAACTGGGCCATCAACACCGGCAACGGCTACTACGGTGGTCTCCAGTTCTCCGGTCCCACCTGGCTTGCCAACGGCGGTGGCGCCTATGCTCCCACGGCCAACCTCGCCACCAAGGCCCAGCAGATCGAAATCGCCAACCGCCTGTACGCCAAGAACGGACTCAGCGACTGGGGCTGCGCCCACGCAGCGTGA
- a CDS encoding DUF58 domain-containing protein: MALMDRLPKHLFTTRGWGLLAAGAISLGSAYVMGRRDLLSLAVLLLLLPLVALAGVRVLKPKFQVYREFNPSTVETSSTTTVRLAVARTNYSTGHVIMEEQLPPRFGEPPAFRFPARSASGGTSRYEYHLRSGKRGQFRIGPVTAEFSDPFGLSLRRHAIDDGDLLTVTPAAVELPVTGLAGARGNDGVTATRIRANPSDDDIMTREYRHGDPMRRVHWAATARHGQLMVRQEESVTTPEATLILDQRFSAFATGAGSVFGAHDEDSDLVTSPDFEWIVTAAMSVAAHLSERNYSLRVLDAFGAPAFLRSRSAPDPDAEEFSGAGGLQAIAEGLAAIELSGPRHARAEHHRADHSGSDHRRAGHLEARTGQAFTEAPDSVFDDRLMDKLAAHRLRGPLLALLGTLSPAEARALAPAAAYGANAFALVIGDPSRSNEDTLEILRRAGWRVAPVTAKSQLASAWSAFDEGGIVAAAGAAMDVRRGAAVPR; this comes from the coding sequence ATGGCACTCATGGACCGGCTTCCCAAGCACCTGTTCACTACGCGGGGCTGGGGCCTTTTGGCCGCGGGCGCGATTTCCCTGGGCTCCGCCTATGTCATGGGCCGGCGTGATTTGCTCTCCCTGGCTGTCCTGCTGCTCCTGCTCCCCTTGGTTGCCCTTGCCGGTGTCCGGGTGCTTAAACCCAAGTTCCAGGTGTACCGGGAGTTCAATCCCTCCACTGTGGAAACCTCCAGCACCACCACTGTCCGCCTTGCGGTTGCGCGGACGAACTATTCCACCGGGCACGTCATCATGGAGGAGCAGTTACCGCCCCGTTTTGGCGAGCCTCCCGCTTTCCGTTTCCCGGCCCGCTCCGCTTCGGGCGGTACCAGCCGCTACGAATACCATCTTCGCTCGGGTAAACGCGGACAGTTCCGGATCGGTCCGGTGACCGCCGAGTTCAGCGATCCGTTCGGCCTTTCCTTAAGGCGCCATGCCATCGACGACGGCGACCTCCTCACCGTGACGCCGGCCGCCGTCGAACTTCCGGTCACCGGCCTGGCCGGTGCCCGCGGCAACGACGGCGTGACGGCGACGCGCATCCGCGCCAACCCCAGCGATGACGACATCATGACCCGTGAATACCGTCACGGGGACCCCATGCGCCGGGTGCACTGGGCGGCCACGGCACGTCACGGACAGCTCATGGTCCGCCAGGAGGAGTCCGTGACCACTCCCGAGGCCACCCTCATCCTGGATCAGCGCTTTTCAGCGTTCGCCACTGGCGCGGGGTCTGTCTTCGGTGCCCATGATGAAGACTCGGACCTGGTGACGAGCCCTGATTTTGAATGGATCGTGACGGCGGCAATGTCCGTGGCTGCGCATCTGTCGGAGAGGAACTATTCCTTGCGGGTCCTTGATGCCTTCGGCGCTCCGGCTTTCCTTCGTTCCCGCTCAGCGCCGGATCCGGACGCTGAGGAGTTCTCCGGTGCAGGTGGCCTGCAGGCCATTGCGGAGGGCTTGGCGGCCATTGAGCTCAGCGGTCCCAGGCACGCCCGCGCGGAGCATCACCGGGCTGACCACTCCGGTTCCGATCACCGCAGGGCCGGTCACCTCGAAGCCCGGACGGGCCAGGCGTTCACCGAGGCTCCGGACTCGGTCTTCGATGACCGACTCATGGACAAGCTGGCGGCACACCGTTTGCGTGGACCGCTCCTGGCCTTGCTGGGCACCCTGTCGCCCGCAGAGGCCAGGGCGCTGGCTCCCGCAGCAGCGTACGGAGCCAACGCCTTCGCCCTGGTCATCGGCGACCCGTCGCGAAGCAATGAGGACACCCTGGAGATCCTGCGGCGCGCCGGCTGGAGGGTCGCCCCCGTGACAGCCAAGTCCCAGTTGGCCTCCGCCTGGTCCGCGTTCGATGAAGGCGGGATCGTCGCGGCCGCCGGTGCTGCCATGGACGTCCGGCGTGGAGCGGCGGTGCCGCGATGA